GATTTAGAAGTTTTGAAGCAAATTAATGGCATCACAACTGATAGTATCGAAGTTGGAACTGCCTTAAAAGTTAAAGAATAATAATCAGTGAAACAGAGCATCAAGGTCTGCGATTACGCGGACCTTGGTCTATTTATCAGGAGGTTTCGTTCTTGGAACAATATAACATAGCAATCGATGGCCCTTCATCAGCCGGAAAAAGTACTATTGCCAAAAAAGTAGCAGCGCGTCTTGGCACGACGTATCTGGACACGGGGGCAATGTATCGTGCACTTACTTTATCCGCACTGAGAAAAGGTGCTGATTTGGAAAGTGAACCAGCGATTCTTGCCGTTTTGGATGAGAGTGAGATTCATCTGACACAAGTAGAAGGGCATCAAACCGTCTTCTTAAATGATGAGGACGTAACAGAAACGATTCGTTCGACAGATGTAACAAAAAATGTCAGTGTTGTTTCTTCTCATGAAAAAGTGAGAGCGGAAATGGTAAGAAGGCAACAACGCTTCGCAGAAAAAGGCGGCATTGTCATGGATGGCCGCGATATCGGTACCGTCGTTCTACCAAATGCAGATTTGAAAATCTATCTCGTTGCTTCAGCGGAAGAGCGCGCATTAAGAAGATATCACGAGTCAGTCGCTAAAGGCATGACTGTTTCCTTGGAGCAGTTAACCGAGGATATGAAGGCCCGTGACCATTACGATATGAATCGTGAAGCCTCACCGCTGAGAAAAGCAGATGATGCCGTTGAATTAGACACGACGCATCTGTCGATTGACGCTGTTGTTGAGACAGTTCTTAATCTGATTAAAAAATAAACCTTCATTCCGAACCATTCGAAAATCAACATTACTGGACGATATATAAAGTAAATGTTAAAATGGTGTTATATGGTTATACGTTTACAAGAGGTAGTTTTAAGGTGATTCTCATTATTGCCAACTGCTACCAGTAAGAAAAGATACCGGGGAGGAAAATGTCAAATGTCAGAATACAATGAAAACCAAGAATTGAATGAAGAGGTTGGTTCAACACAAGAAAACGGCGAAATGACAATGGACGATATGCTGAATGCTTATCCACCATTGGAAGTCGGCGATACAGTGCAAGCTGAAGTTCTTGCGATTGAAGATAACCAAGCTATCGTAGGTATTAAAGGACGCGGAGTTGAAGGAGTTATCCCTTACAAAGAGCTATCTGCTAAGCCTTTTGATGAAGTAACTGAAATCTTGAACGTCGGAGACGTCGTAGAGGTTGTTGTTATCAAACAAATTAAAGACAAAGAAAACGGTAGCTTCCTACTTTCAAAACGTCGTATCGACGCTAAGGTAGTATGGAAAGATATCCAAGAAAAATTTGAAAACAACGAGTACATTGAAGCGCCGGTTAAAGACGTCGTTAAAGGTGGATTAGTCGTTGATGTAGGTGTTCGTGGATTCGTTCCAGCATCTATGGTTGAAGAATACTTTGTAGAAGATTTCTCTGATTACAAAGGTAAAACAATGAAATTTAAAATTATTGAACTTGAACCAAGCGAAAACCGCTTGATTCTATCTCACAAAGCGGTTGCTATGGCTGATAAAGCTGCAATGAGCGAAGAAAGAATGGCAACATTGGTAGAGGGTGACACAGTAGAAGGTACTGTTGCACGTTTAACTAACTTCGGTGCTTTCGTTGACTTGGGTGGCGTAGACGGTTTGGTACATATTTCTCAAATCGCTCACGAGCATGTAGCAACACCGGGAGATGTCTTAACAATCGGTGAAAAAGTGAATGTTAAAATCCTTTCAGTAGATCAAGAAAAAGGACGCGTTTCCTTGAGTATTAAAGATACACTGCCTGGACCATGGGAAACAATTGCAGACAAAGCACCGGTTGACTCTGTTCATAAGGGAACGGTTAAGCGTTTGACAAGCTTCGGAGCATTTGTTGAAGTATTCCCAGGTGTAGAGGGACTTGTTCACATTTCTCAAATCTCACACCAACATATTGCGACACCACATGAAATGTTGCAAGAAGGACAAGAGATTGAAGTTAAAGTTTTAGATGTGAAGCCTGAAGAACACCGTCTATCACTAAGCATCAAAGCATTGCAAGAAAAAGGCAATGATGTACCAGTAGAAGAAGATTATACTGATTCTTACCAAGCAGACAATGAAGATGATTCATCGTTTACACTTGGAGATGTCTTAGGTGACAAATTAAAAGAATTGCAAGATAACGAATAACCATATAATATTACAAAAGGGGCGGAGACTTTTGTCTCTGTCCTTTTTGGGTGAAATAAAATAGAAATTTTGAGGGAGTGATGAAAATGCCAAATCCTGTTTTAGCAATCGTCGGAAGACCAAACGTTGGAAAATCAACCATTTTTAATCGATTGGCGGGAGAACGGATTTCCATCGTCGAAGATATTCCCGGAGTGACACGTGATCGTATTTACGCACAGGGCGAATGGATGGGAAGAACATTCGATATTATCGACACGGGTGGTATTGATATCCAAGATGAACCATTTATGTCACAAATTAAACTTCAAGCGCAAGTTGCGATTGAAGAGGCTGATGTTATTTTATTTATTACAAGCGTAAGAGAAGGCGTAACAGATGCTGATGAGCACGTTGCGCGTCTCTTGTATCGCTCAGGGAAGCCAGTCATATTAGCAGTTAACAAGGCAGATAATCCAGAAATGCGTGCGGATGTATTCGACTTTTATAGTTTAGGTTTAGGGCAACCGTATCCATTGTCAGGAAGTCACGGACTAGGTCTAGGTGATATGTTGGATGCAGTAATTGCAGAGTTTCCATCGAGTGACGAGTTGGCCGAAGAAGAAGACATCATCAAATTCTGTCTAATCGGTCGTCCAAACGTAGGTAAATCATCTCTGGTTAACGCTATTTTAGGTGAAGAACGTGTAATAGTATCTGAAATCGCTGGAACAACACGTGACGCGGTAGATACATCATTTGAAGATGACGAAGGCACGCGATTCCGTATGATTGATACAGCCGGAATCCGTAAAAAAGGGAAAGTCAGCGAGAGTACTGAAAAGTTCAGCGTTATGCGTTCATTGCGAGCGATTGACCGTTCTGATGTAGTCTTGATGGTATTGAATGCTGAAGAAGGTATTCAAGAACAAGATAAGAAAGTTGCCGGTTATGCCCATGAAGCGGGTAAAGGTATCCTGATTATCGTTAATAAATGGGATAAACTTGAAAAAGATAATAACACGATGAAAGAATTCGAAACTGAAATCAGAGATGAATTCCAATATCTTTCCTATGCGCCAATTCTATATGTGTCGGCAATTACGAAACAACGCCTTTCTCATATTCCAGACAAGATTAAAGATATTAATGCTTCGCAAACGCGTCGTATTTCTTCATCATTATTAAATGATGTCTTGATGGATGCGATTGCGCGTAACCCTACACCTACAGATAAAGGTAGAAGGTTGAAGATTTCGTATGCGACCCAAGTTGCAGTCAAACCACCTACATTTGTTTTGTTCGTAAATGAACCAGAACTTTTACATTTCTCTTATGAGCGGTATATTGAAAATCAAATTCGTAAAAACTTCGAATTTGATGGAACACCGTTCAGAGTGATTGCACGTCAGAAAAAATAAAGACGATAAAATAGTGGGAAACAGCCGATAATCGTTGCAGTGATAGGATTTCTATGATATTCTTTATAAGAAATCACCTGAAAAAATGGTATTTCACTTCACTATTTTTGGACCACTCAAAAGTAGTTAACATGTTGTTACAAAATAAGAACATGGAATCTTCTTTTTTTGGCAGGAGGTGAAAAGACAATATGGCAAATAAAGCAGAATTGATCGAAAAAGTTGCTGGAAAAACAAACCTTACAAAAAAGGAAGTTACAGCTACTGTAGATGCATTGTTTGAAGTAATTCAAGAAACTTTAGCAAGCGGTGAAAAAGTTCAAGTTATCGGATTTGGTAACTTTGAAGTTCGTGAGCGCGCTGCTCGTAAAGGACGTAACCCACAAACAGGTGAAGAAATCCAAATCGAAGCAAGCAAAGTTCCTGCATTCAAACCAGGTAAAGCATTGAAAGATGCAGTTAAGAACTAATTAATTAGAGGCCGCGGATCTTGTATCCGAGGCTTTTTTTTACGCATATTTTTAAAAAGTGGGGGTAGCTACCGGCATACAGGAAAAGACGAAGGGCTGAAAGCCGGTAAAAGGGAGAAACTACCGTCTTTCAGGAGGGAATGAAAAGCTGAAAGCCGGTAAAAGGGACAAAACACCGGCTTTCAGGAAGTTAAAAAGTACCGAACGCCGGTATAAAGAGTCAAACACTATCCCACCCTTTATCGCATAGATTTTAATAAGTTGAAGGATTATCTCCAAAAACAGAAATGTAGCTCTTTGTTAAGTTCAGGAATATAAAGAGCGTGGTTATGAAGATTATGTTAAAATGGAAACAGATATAATAAGTAGGTGGAAGACAATGAATAGTAAAGCACAAAAGATGTTCGAAGCTATTAGAGATAATGAGCTGGAAATTGCACAAGTATTTTTTAATGAGTCACTAGAGCTTGCTATGGAAGAAGGCGACCTTGAGGGACTATCTGAATTCGCGGAAGCCCTACATCATGCGGGTTTTCTAAGTGAAGCAACGACAACCTATCAGTTGTTAAAACAATTGGCGCCCCAATATGAAGAATGGGATCTATACATGGCCGAGATAGCAATTGATAATGATCAAATTTCAGAAGGGATTGATCTATTACTTCAATTCGATTCGAAGAGTGAATTGTATCCAAATGTTCTCTTGGTTCTGGCTGATGCGTATCAAAGTTTAGGTCTTTATGAAGTAAGTGAACAAAAAATACGTGAAGCAATGTCCTTACTTCCGGATGAACCAGTTCTAAAGTATGCTTTGGCGAAACTTTTTTATACAATCGGCAGCTTTAAGAAAGCGATACCGTTGTATGAGGAATTATTTGAAATAGAGGAAGAAATGCCATGGGAAGACAATATTGTGATGCAGTTAGCGGAATGCTACCACGGTATTGGTGAGTTTGAAGAAGGTATATACTATTTGGAGCAGTTACAAACCTCTGATCACAGTTCGGATAGTTTGTTCCAATTAGGTTTTGCGTATTTGCAAACGCAAGCTTACGGACGGGCCATTCAAATTTTTGAAGAGTTATTGGAAAAAGATCCTGATTATCTGAGTGTTTACTTGTACCTGGCACAAGCTTTGGAAGCTGATCAACGCCTGCCGGAAGCTTTGGAAAAGATGTTGTTGGGCGTAAAAGAAAATCCTTTCCAAGCTGAGTTTTATCTGGCGGCTGCGCAATTGTATCGTAAGTTGAAGCAAACGGAAGCAGCTGAAGCGTTACTCGACAGTGCACTTGAATTTGAACCTGAGTTCGTTGAAGCGGTACTTCTGAAAGTGGACATGGCAATGGATGGAGAGCGTTATGATGAAGTTGTAGCGTACTTGGAATCAAACCCTGACAACGTTAATCAACCGTATTACCAATGGCGTTTAGCACGCGCTTATAATGAGTTGGAAGAATTCGAGAAAGCCAACGACTATTACAAAAAAGCGTATCATTATT
This genomic interval from Jeotgalibaca porci contains the following:
- the rpsA gene encoding 30S ribosomal protein S1, whose product is MSEYNENQELNEEVGSTQENGEMTMDDMLNAYPPLEVGDTVQAEVLAIEDNQAIVGIKGRGVEGVIPYKELSAKPFDEVTEILNVGDVVEVVVIKQIKDKENGSFLLSKRRIDAKVVWKDIQEKFENNEYIEAPVKDVVKGGLVVDVGVRGFVPASMVEEYFVEDFSDYKGKTMKFKIIELEPSENRLILSHKAVAMADKAAMSEERMATLVEGDTVEGTVARLTNFGAFVDLGGVDGLVHISQIAHEHVATPGDVLTIGEKVNVKILSVDQEKGRVSLSIKDTLPGPWETIADKAPVDSVHKGTVKRLTSFGAFVEVFPGVEGLVHISQISHQHIATPHEMLQEGQEIEVKVLDVKPEEHRLSLSIKALQEKGNDVPVEEDYTDSYQADNEDDSSFTLGDVLGDKLKELQDNE
- the der gene encoding ribosome biogenesis GTPase Der, producing MPNPVLAIVGRPNVGKSTIFNRLAGERISIVEDIPGVTRDRIYAQGEWMGRTFDIIDTGGIDIQDEPFMSQIKLQAQVAIEEADVILFITSVREGVTDADEHVARLLYRSGKPVILAVNKADNPEMRADVFDFYSLGLGQPYPLSGSHGLGLGDMLDAVIAEFPSSDELAEEEDIIKFCLIGRPNVGKSSLVNAILGEERVIVSEIAGTTRDAVDTSFEDDEGTRFRMIDTAGIRKKGKVSESTEKFSVMRSLRAIDRSDVVLMVLNAEEGIQEQDKKVAGYAHEAGKGILIIVNKWDKLEKDNNTMKEFETEIRDEFQYLSYAPILYVSAITKQRLSHIPDKIKDINASQTRRISSSLLNDVLMDAIARNPTPTDKGRRLKISYATQVAVKPPTFVLFVNEPELLHFSYERYIENQIRKNFEFDGTPFRVIARQKK
- a CDS encoding HU family DNA-binding protein, translating into MANKAELIEKVAGKTNLTKKEVTATVDALFEVIQETLASGEKVQVIGFGNFEVRERAARKGRNPQTGEEIQIEASKVPAFKPGKALKDAVKN
- the cmk gene encoding (d)CMP kinase; translation: MEQYNIAIDGPSSAGKSTIAKKVAARLGTTYLDTGAMYRALTLSALRKGADLESEPAILAVLDESEIHLTQVEGHQTVFLNDEDVTETIRSTDVTKNVSVVSSHEKVRAEMVRRQQRFAEKGGIVMDGRDIGTVVLPNADLKIYLVASAEERALRRYHESVAKGMTVSLEQLTEDMKARDHYDMNREASPLRKADDAVELDTTHLSIDAVVETVLNLIKK
- a CDS encoding tetratricopeptide repeat protein gives rise to the protein MNSKAQKMFEAIRDNELEIAQVFFNESLELAMEEGDLEGLSEFAEALHHAGFLSEATTTYQLLKQLAPQYEEWDLYMAEIAIDNDQISEGIDLLLQFDSKSELYPNVLLVLADAYQSLGLYEVSEQKIREAMSLLPDEPVLKYALAKLFYTIGSFKKAIPLYEELFEIEEEMPWEDNIVMQLAECYHGIGEFEEGIYYLEQLQTSDHSSDSLFQLGFAYLQTQAYGRAIQIFEELLEKDPDYLSVYLYLAQALEADQRLPEALEKMLLGVKENPFQAEFYLAAAQLYRKLKQTEAAEALLDSALEFEPEFVEAVLLKVDMAMDGERYDEVVAYLESNPDNVNQPYYQWRLARAYNELEEFEKANDYYKKAYHYFVDNLDFLENYSEFLQEEGNLDMLKEVVEQALLIDSNNQYFMDIMINRLS